Proteins encoded within one genomic window of Paraglaciecola psychrophila 170:
- the pncB gene encoding nicotinate phosphoribosyltransferase, with translation MVDIATQAWNRQWKTDPIVRSLIDTDFYKLLMCQSVFRNNADTQVTFSLINRSKHIKLAELIDEGQLREQLDHIRSLSLTRGESTWLRGNMFYGKRQMFRSDFMEWFEALRLPPYHLEKRDGQYELTFEGSWAEVMLWEVPALAVMMELRSRAVLKDMGKFELQVLYARAMTKVWQKVETLRDVSDLRIADFGTRRRHSYLWQDWCVQAMQEGLKDKFVGTSNCKIAMCRELEAIGTNAHELPMVYSALAEDDATLREAPYKVLANWQDEYDGNLRVILPDTYGTKGFLEEAPAWLASWTGIRVDSGDPATGAEMAINWWKSCGEDPRQKLVIFSDGLDVHKIIELQQQFAGRVRVSFGWGTLLTNDFRGLVSNDALSPFSLVCKAVSANGKPTVKLSDNPNKAMGPASEIVRYKGVFSVGPQEESDVIV, from the coding sequence ATGGTTGATATTGCTACTCAAGCTTGGAATCGACAGTGGAAGACCGATCCGATTGTCCGATCGCTGATTGATACTGATTTCTACAAATTATTAATGTGTCAATCTGTTTTCCGAAACAATGCTGACACGCAGGTGACCTTTAGCCTTATCAACCGGTCTAAACATATCAAACTGGCCGAGCTAATTGACGAGGGGCAATTGCGCGAGCAGTTGGATCATATCCGATCGCTATCTTTGACAAGGGGCGAAAGCACTTGGCTACGAGGCAACATGTTTTACGGCAAACGCCAGATGTTTCGTTCTGATTTTATGGAGTGGTTTGAAGCTCTACGTTTACCACCCTACCACCTTGAAAAACGTGATGGCCAATACGAGCTGACTTTTGAGGGCTCGTGGGCGGAGGTAATGCTGTGGGAAGTTCCTGCCTTAGCAGTGATGATGGAGTTGCGCAGTCGTGCGGTGCTTAAAGATATGGGAAAATTCGAACTTCAGGTACTTTATGCTCGTGCTATGACCAAGGTTTGGCAAAAAGTTGAGACGCTACGTGATGTTTCCGACCTACGGATCGCTGACTTTGGCACGCGCCGCCGTCACTCGTACCTTTGGCAAGACTGGTGTGTACAAGCCATGCAAGAGGGTCTTAAAGACAAGTTTGTTGGTACCTCTAACTGCAAGATTGCTATGTGCCGTGAACTTGAAGCTATTGGAACAAATGCCCACGAATTGCCCATGGTTTATTCAGCCTTAGCCGAAGACGACGCCACGCTGCGCGAAGCGCCTTACAAAGTCCTAGCCAACTGGCAGGACGAATACGACGGCAATCTTCGCGTGATCCTGCCAGACACTTATGGAACCAAAGGCTTCCTAGAAGAAGCACCTGCTTGGTTGGCAAGTTGGACAGGTATTCGCGTCGACAGCGGCGATCCTGCTACAGGTGCTGAGATGGCGATCAATTGGTGGAAGTCGTGCGGTGAAGATCCTAGGCAGAAGCTAGTGATTTTTTCTGATGGCCTTGATGTTCATAAAATTATCGAACTACAACAACAGTTTGCAGGTCGCGTTCGCGTATCGTTTGGCTGGGGCACCTTACTGACTAATGACTTTAGAGGACTTGTGTCCAACGATGCGTTATCGCCTTTTTCGTTGGTCTGTAAAGCTGTTTCTGCCAATGGAAAACCAACCGTAAAACTGTCCGACAACCCCAATAAAGCAATGGGGCCAGCTTCAGAAATTGTCCGCTACAAAGGAGTCTTTA